The nucleotide window CTTCGGCAGCGACGCTGTCGAATGCATCTGCGTCCGGCTCGGTACACAACCCGCGTTCGCCCACCAAGGAGCGTCAGACAGTCTCGGGCCGTGCGTTCATGAACGGTCATTACTACAACCCGTCCACTCTCACATACGAATCCATCACGCAACGACCGAACCGCACAGCCCGCGCTCTGCTAGGCCCCAcaaaagcagaagcgctTAAACACGATCTTATCCACATCAATCGACTCAACCCGGCGAAACCAAGCCTGCACGACGACAGCTACAAGAACGCGGCGATCCTCGCCAACTACGTGACTGAAATGGGCAAGATCATGCCGAGAGCAAGCACAGGACTGACGAGAAAGAGCCAGAGACTCGTAGGTAAGGCTATCAGGAGGGCGAGGAGTATGGGCCTCTTGCCCGTCATGAGCCGCGGTGGAACAAGGATCAGTGGCGCCGGTTGGAAGTGATCCGATTCGCTCCGAATCCATAGCCTAGACGCTTTTGCTATTTCGATCGACTGCCAAACGTCGCAGCTCGCAACCACGCTCGATTCGATGCTCTCTGTGTGAGTGTGGTGATAGGCTCTCTGCCACATTATCGCTGCCAATGTGCCAACCGTGAACGCTTGTCAATGCGAGAATCTAACGTTACCAGCAACCGCACCAGCACCACGCACAAGCCACATGctacactcgtgactcacgactgactgCAGCTCGAAAGCATTACCTGCACAGACGGCTTTTCTGCATGCACACACCGACGTTCATCGTTGACGGTTGATCATCTCGGAAGCATGTATTAACCACTGCAGGTCTATTGGTAAGAGGTGCGCTTGCTTGCATTTGCACTTTGCATTCAGCGTGTGCTGCGCGTGCTCAAAGCgttcaagctcgacggctTGCCACGGATCTCTCTGAGCGCGTCGTCTTTTTCGACATGTGTGAGCAGTGCAAAGTTGTGTTTCAGCAGATCGACCCTGTGTCCTTCGTCGGCGATCTTCTCGGACAACACCTGTTGGTCGCCGACCTTGATAATGTGCTTGTCACCTACGATCATGCGCTGTTCTACAACGCTCGGATGGTAGGGATACAGCTGCTTGGGCAGTTTGTCGCGCTCGAGGAGCTCTTCGGAAAGCTCGACAAGTGGTGCATGCAGCAGATAGCGCACTACGAGGATCATGGTCGCGAAAGGTTGCGATTCCGGATGAGAGGTGGCCTTGTTGGACGCGTGGTAGTCTGGATAGAAGCATTCGGCGGTCGAGAACGAGTAGCAGTCGAGCCAGTCGGGCGTGCCGTGCCTGTGGTGCTGGAGGATCCACACGCTCTGGTCACGCGCGATCTGCGCGACGTGCTGGTCTACTTGTTCGTCGCCAGCTGGCTCGAACGTCGATTGCGGATGCACATGTCTGTGCACCATGCGAAACTTGTCGCCACCACGACCAAACTCTTGCCACTCGTTGCGCAGCAACATGGGCCGATGCGGACTGCTTCCAAATCCGACATCCGACAGATAGTACACCATGCTGCCACGATCCGACGCGATGTGCGACGGCAGGTACACCAACGTCGCCGTATGCGTCAGTCCAGTCCAGCTGTTCGAGATGGGCGAGAAGACGCGGCCTAGCACACCGACGAAGCGAAAcgcgagcttggccagcaCCTCGCGGTACAGCAGATTGATCTGCAGGCAGTACCCTCCACCGTGGCGCTTCTCGATCAACCGCTCGTAGATATCGTCGAGCTGTGACGACATGACTCCGTGCGGCTCGTAGTTCATCGACAGTGCTTCGAACGGGAACGTGAGCATAAAGTGGATATGCAGCTTGCTTAGAGTGTCGAGCGTTGCACATGGCAGTGCAGCGCGCGTAGATGTCTGTCCGGTTCGAAGCGCAACGTCAGCTTGTGCACATCCTCACAATCGGCGTAACGTGGGTGCGGTCACTTTACCTCTTTATCTTGAAATCCGGGGAATGAGATCGTATGCAACACAGCGCGTAATCGAGCGTCGCTCAGCCACGATTCCACCAGTTTCGGACGAACAACCACCATGTTGCCGGCTGAAGCTTGTTGATTGCTATGAAAGATAGACTTTGTGGTTGGTTCGACGCcgcaatcgtcaatcgtcaatcgtaAATACCGTCGGTGGTCGGCGCTGTTTGTTTTCTTTTGCCTTTAAGACCGGCTTCGCTTCGGTGTGTGGGGCCACaagcagcaatcgtgaatgacggCTGCACCTTATTTGTACGGTCTGTGCAGGCAACTGTATCGTGGCGCAAGCTGCGACAGTCTCGGATCACAAATCTCCGTGATCGTGTATGGTACAGATGCCCGTTGGTCGACGCAATGACGAATCACAATTCCATCAACATGTCCGTGGATCACGGCCGTTAACCGCTGCCATGTACCGCTGCTGTGGATAGCCGCAAAGAGTCCACTCAGACGCAcggctgctgttggtaAAAGTTTTTTGGTGGAGGTTTTAGTTTTGGTTTTGGTTTTGGATTTTTGGATTTTTGGATTTTTGGATTTCGTTAAGTCCGACAGACGAATAAAGATACACAAAAGATGCGTGCAGAaaagcaagcacgaagcgtcTTTCGTCTTTTCTTGCTGCATCagccagtcgtgaatcaacaatcacgaatcacgcacgacggtCACTTTgtgacactcgtgactcacgacttttgTGCTTGACTCTTGTTCCTCCTGGACGACAACCTCGTGTCGCAGCTTGTGCCGTCGAAAGGAGCACcatgcgatgcgatgaaTCCCAAACCATACTGGATTTTGCGCCATCACGGTTCATCGTCCATACGCGCGCTTCACCATGCTCACAACCTGCTCGCTGTCGGCGACGAGTGCGGATGCGTCTCGCTGGTCGACTTGGCGGTTTTGAGACGCCGGTTTACGTGGACACCACATACGGATTCGATTTTGAcagtcgtcgtcgtagATGCGCAGCACGTCGTGACACACGCGAGAGATAACACGTTGAAGCTCTGGAGGCTGCCTAGCACTCTGACGGCTTTGGGAAGCGGTGATGGAATGATGAGCAATGATGTGGGTCACTCAACGTCGTCGGCTCCACTACCAGAGCTGGTGCGAGACATCGGAGTAAACGCGCTCAACTTTGCCAAATGTTCGATGCTCGACAACTCACTCGCTGTCCCCAACGCACTCGACGCAGCCTACATCGATATTATCGACCTTACGACTGGTGTGCGAACGCACGAGGCGATCGGTCGTCCAGACATACAACATGCTTCAGGCAAGCGCCTGCCGATTGTCATGTCGCTGCACCTGCTATCGTCACAAGAGCTGGTTGCCGGGTACGAAGACGGGTGCGTGAAAAAATGGTCGCTGCACGACAGTCAGCTGGTATGGCAAGCCAGATGCCACAGCGAATCAGTCATGGCTCTCGCCGTCTCAGAGACGCGATTTGGTATCTCGGTCGGCGCAGACGATCGTCTTGCACGCTTCGACCTGAGCACGGGAGAGACTACCTTAACGCAGACCGACACCGCAGGCAAATCAAGCACCGCCATCGCGCCCGACGCCCTCACTTTCGCCGTGGGCGCTTGGGACGGATCGTAAGCTTCGCCCACCCCACGCACGTGTCTGTACAAGTTGCCAACATCGGCTGAccctcgtcttgctctcaCTTGGCGTGCACACAGAATCACCGTCTATTCCACAGCTGACTTGTCCAGATTAGGCTCGCTCGACTACCACAAAGACACGGTCGAGTGCCTCGCCTTTGCGCGCGTCAAGATCCCCAACAAGGATGATGATTCCGATTCCGATTCCGATTCCGATTTCGATTCTGATTCCGACGATaacgatggcgatggcgatggccATGACAAAGTACCATCGCAAGGCGTCTCGCATTCGGCGCACCAGCTCATCTTGGCTGCAGGCGGACGAGATGGCAAGGTTTCTCTCTGGACTTACCACTGATCCACTTCGCTCTACAGGCTCACGTCACAATGCGCGCCTACAATCACAAGTCAGTCTGCAAATCGTGTGTGCATGAAAGCTCAGTTTCGTCCTTCTACATGGCGACtaccaagagcaagagcaggAGGTCGACAAATTCGACAGCATGGCCACCGTCTACTTGCGATAGCGCAGCCGCCTAAAGTTAaagtgcagctgcaacacACCCCTGTCAAAACTGTTCTTGAAGCCTCTCTTGTGGCTGTACTCCCACTCCCTGTTGACGATCCTAAACGCAATGTCCTCGTACGGTGGACCGGCACTGAATCGCAACAGCACCGTATCGTCCTGCCCCTTCTCCTTGATAATCCGGTACGTCGGCGCTACCGTCTTATCGATGAGATCCGGGTAGAAAATGTTGAACTTGTAACCCTGCACTGTCTTCGGCGGTGGATTGTCGGAATCGTAGTGCGTCTGGTTGTACTTGTTCCAGTCGTAGCCCGCATGGACGCGGTTGAAGAAGCGAGGTTTGCGCGGGCGGTACTTGTCTTGCCACTGGTACGTCTGGTGACCGAGCACTTCGTCGCCGCCCTGCATGACTTCTTCGGTAACATCGAGTGCCCTGGATGCTTCCTGCATGAACATGCGTTCGGCCGGATTGTCAGAGAGACCAGAGTCGATGTCGTTGGGGCGTGTCCTGGGGATAAACAGCTGGCCAGCAACACGACGTCGGGCAGCTACGAGCTCTTCGAGATGCTCGCGAAGCGTCCTGATGGGCAATCGTCGTTCTTCATAGCTCAGCTGTGACGCATGGATGGGCGCAGGTTCCATCTCGTCTGGATCGTAGAGCGCTTCCAacgctgcttgctcctcgTCAGCCTCGAACCTACATACGGCATCTCGaccgtcagcagcagcactgcGCGTCTCTTGTTCGGCGTCAGAATCGTCAGCGGTCTGCACAAGAAGCTCGTGCTGTTGCCGCGCCGCTTCGTCGCGTTGCTTGCGTCGCAGGTATTCGAGTCGATTCGACAGCACAGCCTCGTGCATGTCACGCAGACGCGCTTTGGCTCGCCAAACAACGATAGACTTCAACACCCTCTCCCAGTactcgacgtcgacaggCTCGCCCGAAGCGAGTTTGGCGCGCACCTGATCTTGGAGCTGTTGCAACTCATCggtcgacttggacgaAAGCATGTGGTTAATGCGACCGCGTTCCTCTGGGTCCTGACGAGCATTGGTAGCCGGAGTGGCAGCACCCACGGCGTggtcttgctcttcctgcagctgctctAGTTTGTCATCACAGACGATGAGCATCGAGCGCCAAAAGTCGAGATTGGCGTCattcttctcgagctgcaggtACATCTGAATGTCTTGGTGCAGCTCTTGCGTttcctcgagcttgagatCCTCAAAAATGGTGTATGGCTCGTCTAGGTCAATCTCGAGAccagcttcgtcgtcgtcatcgtcctgTTTGCTTTCTTGCTCGGCAATAATGTTGGGATCGGCCCATTTGAGATTCATGCTAAGCAGGTCGATGGGTTTGGCGCGGTTCTCCTTGATACGGATCACGGCTCGGCGTTGTGCTtgttcgaggtggaagtCGTCTTCTTTGGCCACCCAGCTCGCCATCTGCGCCGACTCGGCAAGGCGCGCCATCCTCGactcttcttcttcgcgCAGAGCCGCTTGCTTTTCGCGCTCGGCGCGCTTGGCGTTGAGCTTCTCAATCTCGACCATGGCCTCTTGCCTgcgttgagcgtctcgcTTCTCTGCTTGTTCGCGGGAAAGTCCCTGTTTGCGCTCCTTTTCCTCCTTTTTGCCCCACTTGAATTTGTGGCCGAGCGTGGGGTCGTTGAAGGGATTGTCCTCGGCAGAGTACATCATGAGCTCTGCAACAGCCGTACGTTCTGCTGCgccttgctcttcttccagaaAACTGTCTTCGAGCTctttgagcttcttggcgcgcttggcagctttgcgaACGCGGCGTTCCTCGGAAGTCTCGCGTCGTTTCGACGATCGATCGCTTCGGTGATCC belongs to Mycosarcoma maydis chromosome 3, whole genome shotgun sequence and includes:
- a CDS encoding mitochondrial 37S ribosomal protein bS18m (related to 30s ribosomal protein s18); translated protein: MRSVNLTSMLRCRIGGGGSSGLTSSRGVVRGMGSSVTRWTATGTATGTGTGTEKASSALDELSSSIERLARTRAEASAATLSNASASGSVHNPRSPTKERQTVSGRAFMNGHYYNPSTLTYESITQRPNRTARALLGPTKAEALKHDLIHINRLNPAKPSLHDDSYKNAAILANYVTEMGKIMPRASTGLTRKSQRLVGKAIRRARSMGLLPVMSRGGTRISGAGWK
- a CDS encoding uncharacterized protein (related to cactin); protein product: MRSPSRSRQDRAGPSSSRHDSDCSDHKRRHQSEADSDHHRRSRVRDDFPDRRKRHRQDDDSKRSRSSRAHRDDHRRDHSGTESRHTEKDAEHTSSSRSRHDRDKDHRSDRSSKRRETSEERRVRKAAKRAKKLKELEDSFLEEEQGAAERTAVAELMMYSAEDNPFNDPTLGHKFKWGKKEEKERKQGLSREQAEKRDAQRRQEAMVEIEKLNAKRAEREKQAALREEEESRMARLAESAQMASWVAKEDDFHLEQAQRRAVIRIKENRAKPIDLLSMNLKWADPNIIAEQESKQDDDDDEAGLEIDLDEPYTIFEDLKLEETQELHQDIQMYLQLEKNDANLDFWRSMLIVCDDKLEQLQEEQDHAVGAATPATNARQDPEERGRINHMLSSKSTDELQQLQDQVRAKLASGEPVDVEYWERVLKSIVVWRAKARLRDMHEAVLSNRLEYLRRKQRDEAARQQHELLVQTADDSDAEQETRSAAADGRDAVCRFEADEEQAALEALYDPDEMEPAPIHASQLSYEERRLPIRTLREHLEELVAARRRVAGQLFIPRTRPNDIDSGLSDNPAERMFMQEASRALDVTEEVMQGGDEVLGHQTYQWQDKYRPRKPRFFNRVHAGYDWNKYNQTHYDSDNPPPKTVQGYKFNIFYPDLIDKTVAPTYRIIKEKGQDDTVLLRFSAGPPYEDIAFRIVNREWEYSHKRGFKNSFDRGVLQLHFNFRRLRYRK